From Xenopus tropicalis strain Nigerian chromosome 3, UCB_Xtro_10.0, whole genome shotgun sequence, the proteins below share one genomic window:
- the LOC116406435 gene encoding aldo-keto reductase family 1 member C15-like, protein MALHRDSYVVLNDGHKMPVLGFGTFVPGKLPKSLAEEGTKVAIDVGYRHIDSAFFYGNEVEVGRAIRAKIADGTVKREDVFYTGKLWCTFHTPERVRVCLDKSLKDLQLDYLDLFIIHIPVEFKPGDDPLPVDENGKCIFHNTDLRDTWKALEKCKDAGLVRSIGVSNFNHKQLELILNMPGLKYKPVCNQVECHIYLNQSKLLEFCKSKDIVLVAYGVLGSTRDKKWIDQSTPFLLENAVLNAIAKKHNCTPAHVAMRYLLQRGVVVLAKSFNPARIKENFKVFNFQLDDEDMKTIDEINRDLRYLDITAWSDHPKYPFHEEY, encoded by the exons ATGGCGCTGCACAGAGACTCCTACGTTGTACTCAATGATGGGCACAAAATGCCAGTGCTTGGGTTTGGCACCTTTGTCCCCGGGAAG CTCCCCAAGAGCTTGGCAGAAGAAGGCACCAAAGTGGCCATTGACGTTGGATACCGCCATATTGACAGTGCATTTTTCTATGGGAATGAGGTGGAGGTTGGACGGGCGATCAGGGCAAAGATTGCGGATGGTACCGTGAAGAGGGAGGACGTGTTCTACACTGGGAAG CTCTGGTGCACATTCCATACCCCCGAGAGGGTCCGTGTGTGTCTAGACAAGTCTCTGAAAGATCTGCAGTTGGATTACCTAGATCTTTTCATCATCCATATACCAGTGGAGTTCAAG CCCGGAGATGATCCCTTGCCAGTGGatgaaaatggaaaatgtattttccataaCACGGACCTTAGAGATACATGGAAG GCTCTGGAAAAGTGCAAAGACGCAGGGCTGGTCAGATCCATCGGGGTGTCCAATTTTAACCACAAGCAGCTGGAGCTGATCCTCAATATGCCTGGGCTGAAATATAAACCCGTCTGTAACCAG GTGGAATGTCACATTTACCTGAATCAGAGCAAACTGCTGGAATTCTGCAAGTCCAAGGACATCGTTCTGGTGGCATATGGTGTATTGGGGTCCACCAGGGATAAGAAGTG GATAGATCAGAGCACTCCTTTTCTCCTGGAAAACGCCGTGCTGAATGCCATCGCCAAGAAGCACAATTGCACCCCCGCTCATGTAGCAATGCGGTACCTGCTCCAACGAGGAGTCGTCGTCCTTGCAAAGAGCTTCAACCCAGCCAGGATCAAGGAAAATTTCAAG GTTTTCAACTTTCAGTTGGACGATGAAGACATGAAAACCATTGATGAAATAAACAGAGACTTGCGCTATCTCGACATTACTGC GTGGTCGGACCACCCGAAATATCCATTCCATGAGGAATACTGA
- the LOC116409681 gene encoding aldo-keto reductase family 1 member C15-like, translated as MDLFIIHMPMELKPGDDPLPLDENGKLIYHNTDIRDTWKALEKCKDAGLVRSIGVSNFNHKQLELILNMPGLKYKPVCNQVECHIYLNQSKLLEFCKSKDIVLVGYSVLGSSRDEQWIDQNSPVLLEDPVLNAIAKKLNRTPAQVAMRYQLQRGVVVLAKSFTPARIQQNFQVFDFQLDAEDMKSLDGLNRNLRYVDIAIWSDHPKYPFHEEY; from the exons ATGGATCTCTTCATTATCCATATGCCCATGGAGTTAAAG CCTGGAGATGATCCATTGCCATTGGATGAAAATGGGAAATTGATTTACCATAACACGGACATTAGAGATACATGGAAG GCTCTGGAAAAGTGCAAAGACGCAGGGCTGGTCAGATCCATCGGGGTGTCCAATTTTAACCACAAGCAGCTGGAGCTGATCCTCAATATGCCTGGGCTGAAATATAAACCCGTCTGTAACCAG GTGGAATGTCACATTTACCTGAATCAGAGCAAACTGCTGGAGTTCTGCAAGTCCAAGGACATCGTATTGGTGGGATACAGCGTATTGGGGTCCAGCAGGGATGAGCAATG GATAGATCAGAACTCTCCTGTGCTCCTGGAAGACCCCGTGCTGAACGCCATCGCTAAGAAGCTCAACCGGACCCCCGCTCAGGTAGCAATGCGGTACCAGCTCCAACGAGGAGTCGTCGTCCTTGCAAAGAGCTTCACCCCAGCCAGGATCCAGCAGAACTTCCAG GTTTTCGACTTTCAGTTGGACGCTGAAGACATGAAAAGCCTTGATGGACTAAACAGGAACCTGCGTTATGTCGACATAGCCAT CTGGTCGGACCACCCGAAATACCCCTTCCATGAGGAATACTGA